The DNA sequence TCCGAAAGGCCAGATTGCGTCGCAGCGCGGATACCGGTTGATGAGTTGCTGTAGGTCTTGTCTGGAGCAAGTCAGGCACTTCTTTAGAAGGCTATTTGAATGATCTCGAAGCGCTTCAGCTCTTTGTGGGTAACCAGACCGAGGCTGGGGTTGAGCTACGGTGTCGAGTGCGCTTCGAGGGCGTTGGGAGGCGAAAAAAGCGGGAGTCAACCAAGGAACATCGAACCGCCTAGCAACCTCAACCAAACcgtggaggaggaattgaCAATGGGCGGGACGAATTGCGGTCGGACGAAAAtggggggaagagggagatataggggagggtgaagaggaaaggaggaggtgaaggaggaagtggaaaagGCCGCACGAGTGGTAGAAGAGGACACGCTTGAGATGAAGGGGTGACCTTTCTTACTAGTGGTCATCCGGCAGTGAATTTAATTACCTACTGGCGAATATTAATTCAATGGTCTGCGCGCCAACACCCGCACCCTCCATCTGTTTTTCTCCACTTCCACCGAGTCTGATAGCACTTGATTTACTTGGTACTTGGTCTTTGTACATATTGTTCATGGCGGTGGCGTTTGAACAAGGATAGTGTCTAGGTTTCCTACTCTtatttgtctcttttctttactcttttcccctttaATTGGCAGTAAGTTTCCACCGTCCGTACCGACACTAATGACCCAATTGGAGTCAACAAAGGATTCTTATCCAGTTAGCGAACGGAGCTAAGAGGTTCCAGAAACAATTGGTCA is a window from the Aspergillus oryzae RIB40 DNA, chromosome 6 genome containing:
- a CDS encoding uncharacterized protein (predicted protein) — protein: MNNMYKDQVPSKSSAIRLGGSGEKQMEGAGVGAQTIELIFAIRKVTPSSQACPLLPLVRPFPLPPSPPPFLFTLPYISLFPPFSSDRNSSRPLSIPPPRFG